In the Thalassoglobus sp. JC818 genome, one interval contains:
- a CDS encoding FG-GAP-like repeat-containing protein: protein MTSNRFYLLMRIYLFLIGLFAIAVCSLVMFTRSDPLDRAGEAFREKDFPKTQRLAEGFLLEAPDSQLARALLAVSLFEQGQSEAALDQLSRESDSQNSPYIDVVKSEVLIKLGRIDEAQEILESLRERWHLNQSGGFLLLQLYQRQGRTYDAFEIAQRLHHGRFVNSKTLVSAVGIGKMPEGSRLDSNLIEGHSDGQPVNRLSLAHNSLHRSLPESALNLFRNVTADHPELGDAQGRIGQLILELRPHEFPTWHAALPVACADHPEVWMARGLGCEAVGKIDQSRYCYTRVLSHQPRHLRATERLADLLGNFPDPDLASEAEDRARILRQLSGLLSEHQARFDQQTVKAIQQSLRQLSDPQLAVLWGRAQPWPDKVVDWISLTPSVPIPKISSDLKEPFVESLRNSFELQTEIDWSKTLAPLANLQVDQPQRPVEIRFENVAEDVGIDLTYDNGSRSVNPLSHLVETTGGGVAVIDLDADGWPDLALAQGNNWRNSDPETQRVDRLFRNLGNGKFADVTSQSGLTPAGFSQGITTGDFNCDGLIDLYICTLRGNRLYENLGDGTFADVTELSQAAGDDWSISAGFGDLNGDGLPDLYVVNYLDRDAVTDSSCLHQGNPRACPPTQFAAANDVFYLNLGDGSFRDVTALAGFDGADGKGMGLVIADLTGGQSLDLYVVNDTTPNFLYQLDHVSGSGIPKYRETGVLAGVAMDGEGRTQSSMGIATGDVNGDQQLDLFVTNFYGESNTLYSQLSGAGFVDETLTFGLREQSLPVLGFGTQFLDADLDGDLDLFVANGHIDWSYATGEPDRMTAQLFGNNGGHFQRLSPEELGEFFQMPGFGRAVATVDFNRDGLRDIAVTHIDDPFALMENRSSKQGNWFRIRLIGTASDRVAVGATLKADFNEQTLTGTITSGDGYACSNEKTIHLGLGDAPLIERLEVRWPSGLVQEFVDVPASQEWMCIEGQTELLSSDSGQ from the coding sequence ATGACTTCCAATCGATTCTACCTCCTGATGCGGATTTATCTGTTCCTGATCGGTCTCTTCGCCATCGCTGTCTGCTCACTCGTCATGTTCACGAGGTCTGATCCACTGGATCGCGCCGGGGAAGCGTTTCGAGAAAAAGACTTCCCCAAAACGCAACGACTGGCAGAAGGGTTCCTACTCGAAGCTCCTGATAGCCAACTCGCTCGAGCACTGTTGGCTGTGTCGCTCTTCGAACAGGGACAAAGTGAGGCAGCGCTGGATCAGCTTTCTCGTGAAAGCGATTCGCAGAACTCGCCATACATCGACGTTGTCAAAAGCGAAGTGTTGATCAAGCTTGGTCGGATCGACGAGGCTCAAGAGATTCTGGAATCGCTTCGCGAACGGTGGCACTTGAATCAATCGGGTGGGTTTCTTCTCCTTCAACTCTATCAGCGGCAAGGTCGGACTTACGACGCTTTTGAGATTGCTCAACGACTCCATCACGGAAGGTTCGTCAATTCAAAGACACTCGTCTCAGCAGTTGGGATTGGCAAGATGCCAGAAGGTTCGAGGCTCGATTCGAATTTGATAGAGGGCCATTCCGATGGACAACCGGTCAACCGGTTGAGTCTCGCGCACAATTCACTTCATCGAAGTCTTCCCGAGAGCGCATTGAATCTGTTTCGCAACGTCACCGCAGACCATCCAGAACTGGGAGATGCGCAAGGACGAATTGGGCAATTAATTTTGGAACTGCGTCCTCACGAGTTCCCCACGTGGCATGCGGCGCTGCCTGTCGCATGTGCAGACCATCCGGAAGTTTGGATGGCCAGAGGGCTTGGATGCGAAGCAGTCGGCAAGATCGACCAATCGAGGTATTGCTACACGCGGGTCTTGAGTCATCAACCTCGTCACCTGCGAGCGACTGAACGGCTCGCTGATCTGCTCGGCAATTTTCCCGATCCAGATCTTGCTTCAGAAGCGGAAGATCGAGCTCGAATACTCCGCCAACTTTCCGGGCTGTTGAGCGAGCACCAAGCTCGTTTCGATCAACAAACTGTGAAAGCCATTCAGCAGTCATTGCGGCAACTCAGCGACCCGCAATTGGCGGTTCTCTGGGGAAGAGCACAGCCCTGGCCAGACAAAGTGGTCGATTGGATTTCGCTTACTCCCTCTGTGCCGATTCCGAAAATCTCCAGTGATCTCAAAGAGCCATTCGTAGAGAGTCTTCGCAATTCGTTCGAATTACAGACCGAAATCGACTGGTCGAAGACACTTGCTCCATTGGCAAATCTCCAAGTGGATCAGCCGCAGAGACCGGTCGAAATACGATTTGAAAATGTCGCTGAGGATGTGGGCATCGATCTGACATACGACAATGGTTCCCGATCGGTCAATCCATTGAGTCATCTCGTGGAGACGACGGGCGGAGGAGTCGCGGTGATTGATCTCGATGCTGACGGATGGCCGGACTTAGCGCTCGCTCAAGGGAACAACTGGCGCAATTCCGATCCGGAAACTCAGCGTGTGGATCGGCTCTTTCGCAATCTCGGGAACGGAAAATTTGCCGACGTGACGTCGCAGTCTGGACTCACCCCGGCCGGTTTTAGTCAAGGAATTACGACTGGGGATTTCAACTGCGACGGCTTGATCGATTTGTACATCTGCACGTTGCGAGGAAACCGTCTCTATGAAAATCTTGGCGATGGCACATTCGCTGACGTTACCGAACTGTCACAGGCTGCTGGAGATGACTGGTCAATCAGTGCAGGGTTCGGCGATTTGAATGGAGACGGTCTTCCCGATTTGTATGTTGTGAATTATCTGGACCGCGATGCTGTGACTGACAGCTCATGTCTCCATCAAGGGAACCCACGTGCCTGCCCACCGACTCAGTTTGCAGCAGCGAATGATGTCTTCTATTTAAATCTCGGCGATGGAAGTTTCCGAGATGTTACCGCTTTGGCTGGTTTCGATGGAGCAGATGGGAAGGGAATGGGGCTGGTCATCGCGGACCTCACCGGGGGGCAATCGCTGGATCTTTATGTCGTAAACGACACGACGCCGAACTTCCTCTATCAGCTCGATCATGTTTCTGGCTCTGGAATTCCGAAGTATCGTGAAACAGGAGTTTTGGCTGGTGTTGCCATGGATGGAGAGGGACGGACGCAGTCTTCGATGGGCATTGCGACAGGTGACGTGAATGGTGATCAACAGCTTGATCTGTTCGTGACAAACTTTTACGGAGAGTCCAACACGCTCTATTCTCAATTAAGCGGGGCTGGGTTTGTCGATGAGACTTTAACCTTCGGTTTACGAGAGCAAAGCCTGCCTGTTCTTGGATTCGGGACGCAGTTTCTCGACGCTGATCTCGATGGCGACCTCGATCTGTTCGTCGCGAATGGTCATATCGACTGGTCATACGCCACCGGCGAACCCGACCGGATGACAGCTCAGCTTTTTGGGAATAACGGAGGTCACTTCCAGCGGCTTTCTCCCGAAGAGCTCGGGGAGTTTTTTCAGATGCCGGGGTTCGGAAGAGCAGTCGCAACCGTGGACTTCAATCGAGATGGACTTCGCGACATCGCAGTCACGCACATCGATGACCCGTTCGCACTTATGGAAAACCGTTCATCTAAGCAGGGAAACTGGTTTCGCATTCGACTGATCGGAACGGCGAGTGACCGAGTTGCTGTCGGAGCGACGTTGAAGGCTGACTTCAATGAGCAGACACTCACAGGAACAATCACTTCAGGTGATGGATATGCCTGCTCGAACGAAAAGACGATTCACTTGGGATTAGGTGATGCGCCGCTGATCGAACGACTCGAGGTTCGCTGGCCTAGTGGACTCGTTCAGGAGTTTGTAGATGTCCCTGCGAGTCAGGAATGGATGTGTATCGAAGGACAAACAGAACTGTTGTCGAGTGATTCGGGACAGTAG
- a CDS encoding sialate O-acetylesterase → MIQLGTPSFAKSRMLIGLIAFCLSCFGSQVILAQTPDSAFDKDPWPASKDGPVKVFILAGQSNMQGHASLRTLEYLIYNSETAQEYQHWKDKDGLWTQRNDVWVWTTDGPRFGSLKPGFGAREFKIGPELGFGWVVGEAFDEQILLIKTCWGGRSVRRDFLSPSSPQPDAEQLQADLERMRRRTPTATLEDVQQSYGKDYRLMLEHVSDVLANADELFPGAGRPREYQLSGFVWFQGWNDMVDREQREEKYQQYTTRLTTMIEDLRKDLSAPNLPVVIGELGANGNRGDFQAAQQAAAEALDNAVFVPTVEFWDSETAELAEREVWKTSDWSEYYNVGSDRGYHYLGSAKILTKIGQALGTEMVELIKQTPQPSE, encoded by the coding sequence ATGATCCAACTCGGTACACCGAGCTTTGCAAAATCCCGAATGCTGATCGGTTTGATCGCTTTCTGCCTGAGCTGTTTCGGGAGCCAGGTCATTCTCGCCCAAACTCCCGATTCAGCATTCGACAAAGATCCGTGGCCAGCTTCGAAAGACGGTCCTGTCAAAGTCTTCATTCTGGCGGGACAGTCGAACATGCAGGGACACGCTTCTCTGCGAACTCTTGAATACCTCATCTACAATTCGGAGACAGCCCAAGAATATCAACACTGGAAAGACAAAGATGGTCTCTGGACGCAACGCAATGACGTCTGGGTCTGGACGACTGACGGACCTCGATTCGGAAGTTTGAAACCGGGATTTGGAGCTCGCGAGTTCAAAATCGGTCCGGAGCTCGGTTTCGGATGGGTCGTCGGCGAAGCATTCGATGAGCAGATTCTTCTCATCAAGACTTGCTGGGGAGGAAGAAGTGTTCGTAGAGACTTCCTTTCGCCAAGTTCTCCACAACCAGACGCTGAGCAGCTTCAGGCAGATCTCGAAAGAATGCGTCGCAGAACTCCAACAGCAACACTCGAAGATGTTCAACAGTCTTACGGAAAGGACTATCGGTTGATGCTGGAACATGTTTCCGACGTCCTTGCAAACGCCGACGAATTGTTTCCAGGAGCAGGTCGACCGAGAGAGTATCAACTGTCGGGCTTCGTGTGGTTTCAGGGCTGGAACGACATGGTCGATCGAGAGCAGCGCGAGGAAAAGTATCAGCAGTACACAACTCGCCTGACGACGATGATCGAGGATCTTCGAAAAGACCTGTCCGCTCCGAATCTTCCGGTCGTCATTGGTGAACTGGGAGCGAACGGAAACCGCGGCGACTTTCAAGCTGCCCAACAAGCTGCAGCGGAAGCACTCGACAATGCCGTCTTCGTTCCGACCGTCGAATTCTGGGATTCGGAAACGGCAGAGCTGGCAGAACGTGAAGTCTGGAAGACTTCGGATTGGAGCGAGTACTACAACGTTGGATCAGACCGCGGTTACCACTACCTTGGGAGTGCCAAGATCCTCACGAAAATCGGTCAGGCACTGGGAACCGAGATGGTCGAACTGATCAAACAGACTCCACAGCCAAGCGAGTAA
- a CDS encoding arsenate reductase ArsC, with amino-acid sequence MERQRVLFLCTGNSCRSQMAEGLLRELASDRFESLSAGAKPAGYVHPMAVEAMNEFGVDISTQTSKHINEFLPPEGMPPDLIISVCSSAEKECPLFPGDVERWHWPFDDPAYATGSDEEKMQEFRRVRDEIRLRLTDELISPRSVT; translated from the coding sequence ATGGAACGTCAGCGAGTTCTCTTTTTGTGCACCGGAAATTCCTGTCGCAGCCAGATGGCTGAAGGGCTCCTGCGCGAACTCGCTTCGGACCGGTTCGAATCTCTCTCAGCGGGAGCTAAGCCAGCAGGTTATGTTCATCCGATGGCGGTCGAAGCGATGAATGAATTTGGCGTCGACATCTCAACGCAGACAAGCAAGCACATCAACGAATTTCTTCCTCCCGAAGGAATGCCTCCCGATTTGATCATTAGTGTTTGTTCCTCAGCTGAGAAGGAATGCCCCCTCTTTCCTGGCGACGTCGAACGCTGGCATTGGCCCTTCGATGACCCAGCTTACGCAACGGGAAGCGACGAAGAAAAGATGCAGGAATTTCGACGCGTCCGCGATGAAATCCGCCTCAGATTGACCGACGAGTTGATCTCACCCCGTTCTGTGACATAG
- a CDS encoding tRNA-dihydrouridine synthase, whose translation MSLAAPSEIDESPIDIGNRRIPSRYFLAPLAGYTHLAFRRVIREIGGLGLATTDLVLASQLVAKSRKSQQLVATCESDQPLSVQIFSGITAELVKAAKWLEDRGYQGIDINMGCPMAKINSSGGGARLMCDVDGACTAVSQVVEAVSVPVTVKMRLGWDRDHLTAPALAREFEQCGVTAITIHGRTRQQGFHGNVDLDGIRKTVEAVQSIPIVGNGDVRSPEDAIAMRQRTGCAAVAIGRGAILDPWIFRKLADKAQGLEPFEPSRNDQIEFLKRHFALMCEQHEDYSCILFRKFVGWYGQRLGIPDDLEDRLRRFESIDEFNEIVEQVAERHGERVATVPTALLKVPNGPVERW comes from the coding sequence GTGTCACTTGCCGCCCCCTCAGAGATTGACGAATCGCCGATCGATATCGGAAATCGACGTATTCCTTCCCGCTATTTTCTGGCTCCACTCGCAGGCTACACGCACCTGGCGTTTCGCCGCGTCATCCGCGAAATCGGCGGACTGGGCCTCGCGACGACGGACCTTGTCCTTGCATCACAACTGGTGGCGAAGAGCCGAAAGTCACAACAGTTGGTGGCAACCTGCGAGAGCGATCAGCCGCTGTCAGTTCAGATTTTCTCAGGGATCACCGCTGAACTGGTGAAGGCTGCGAAGTGGCTGGAAGACCGTGGATATCAGGGAATTGATATCAACATGGGCTGCCCGATGGCGAAGATCAACAGCTCCGGCGGAGGAGCCCGGTTGATGTGCGACGTCGATGGAGCATGCACCGCTGTGTCTCAAGTCGTCGAAGCGGTGTCGGTTCCGGTCACTGTCAAAATGCGGCTCGGATGGGATCGCGACCACCTGACCGCTCCAGCACTGGCACGCGAATTCGAACAGTGCGGAGTCACAGCGATCACGATTCATGGCCGCACTCGCCAGCAGGGGTTTCACGGAAACGTCGACCTGGACGGGATTCGAAAGACCGTCGAAGCGGTCCAATCGATCCCGATCGTCGGCAACGGTGACGTGCGTTCCCCGGAAGATGCGATTGCGATGCGGCAGCGAACTGGTTGTGCTGCGGTTGCGATCGGTCGTGGCGCAATTCTCGACCCGTGGATTTTCCGGAAATTGGCTGACAAAGCCCAAGGCCTTGAACCGTTCGAACCATCGCGGAACGATCAAATCGAGTTTTTAAAGCGACATTTCGCGCTGATGTGCGAACAGCACGAAGATTACAGTTGCATCCTCTTTCGCAAATTCGTGGGCTGGTACGGGCAGCGATTGGGAATCCCGGATGACCTCGAAGATCGGCTACGCCGGTTTGAATCGATCGACGAATTCAACGAGATTGTTGAGCAGGTTGCTGAGCGGCACGGAGAGCGTGTGGCGACCGTTCCGACCGCACTGTTGAAGGTTCCGAACGGACCAGTTGAGCGCTGGTAA
- a CDS encoding alpha/beta fold hydrolase codes for MSTNTPYPPFRPHPLVVGGHLQTIFGAWITGTQKTREISIRRHIELDDGDQLVLMDDFPASRWKDGDPVAVLLHGLGGSAESPHIRRIAHKLREQGIRTFRLNLRGCGAGEGLSKNLYHAGRSEDLQSAMEVIPRLCPGSQVFLAGFSLGGNIVLKWLGEHSETAVSLVDRAIAVNPPVDLGACTAAVQRRAFGFYDRYFAKMMFRQLCNSFDKSLIANAIDAPRRIICFDEAFTAPRSGFRSAAHYYDACSAAPYISRINVPTMILSAEDDPLIPAKILHDLERPSAVQLHIAESGGHLGYFGCTGDDPDRWWADWRVIDWFTRESTEARLKFAA; via the coding sequence ATGTCGACGAACACTCCATATCCCCCATTTCGCCCACATCCACTCGTGGTTGGTGGTCATCTACAGACGATCTTCGGTGCATGGATCACCGGGACGCAAAAGACGCGTGAAATCTCCATTCGACGCCATATCGAATTGGATGATGGCGATCAGCTCGTCTTGATGGATGATTTCCCTGCCAGTCGCTGGAAAGATGGGGATCCTGTGGCTGTGCTGCTGCACGGTCTGGGAGGTTCTGCTGAATCCCCTCACATTCGAAGAATCGCACACAAGCTAAGAGAACAGGGCATTCGAACTTTCCGGCTCAACCTTCGCGGATGCGGAGCTGGCGAAGGTCTCTCGAAGAATCTTTATCACGCGGGTCGGTCTGAAGATTTGCAGTCGGCCATGGAAGTCATTCCCCGGCTTTGCCCAGGTTCTCAGGTTTTCCTTGCCGGGTTCTCTTTGGGCGGAAACATCGTCCTGAAGTGGTTGGGTGAACATTCCGAAACAGCTGTTTCGCTGGTCGACCGGGCCATCGCGGTGAATCCGCCTGTTGACCTCGGAGCATGCACAGCTGCAGTTCAACGTCGGGCCTTCGGATTTTACGATCGCTACTTCGCAAAGATGATGTTTCGTCAGCTTTGCAACTCGTTCGATAAATCCCTCATCGCCAACGCGATCGACGCGCCTCGACGAATCATCTGTTTCGACGAAGCCTTCACCGCTCCGCGATCAGGATTCCGGAGTGCAGCACATTACTACGATGCCTGTAGTGCCGCTCCGTACATTTCCCGCATCAACGTGCCCACGATGATTCTCTCCGCTGAAGATGATCCGCTCATCCCAGCCAAAATCCTTCACGATTTGGAACGCCCTTCCGCCGTTCAACTGCACATCGCCGAATCGGGTGGCCATCTTGGATACTTCGGTTGTACTGGAGATGATCCCGACCGATGGTGGGCCGATTGGCGAGTCATCGATTGGTTCACCAGAGAATCGACCGAAGCGCGACTCAAGTTCGCTGCCTGA
- a CDS encoding DMT family transporter has product MTTSATAQEPSVRSPSDVRADHQPMGPVSVFLALMTITLWGGTAVANQVAIDVFPPLFVGVLRFGLAAIFMVFWCRIDGTPVFLSGRQLWLSSLVGVMMFLQIATFNYGTAISNASHATVLVNSYIFWVAIYEGWIRRSVRFRWWQVFGLCLAGSGVLLLVGNANSESLSEMDQPTLLGDLILASSGFVLAIKTLLVKKAVQEVPPTSMILWHDIVGTALLFVLSLLTESPTGKPVTVDAVIAILFGGIAISGVCFAINAMLLQKHGASQVAVFSFGTPLVGILLAYFIRGDHLSRWLVTSGLFVAAGIYLVNRNRPLKK; this is encoded by the coding sequence ATGACAACTTCTGCGACCGCCCAGGAACCTTCTGTCAGAAGCCCGAGCGATGTGCGCGCGGACCATCAGCCGATGGGGCCGGTCTCCGTTTTTCTCGCGCTCATGACGATTACTTTGTGGGGCGGGACGGCTGTTGCGAATCAGGTTGCGATTGATGTCTTCCCGCCGCTGTTCGTCGGAGTGTTGCGATTCGGCCTCGCTGCGATCTTCATGGTGTTCTGGTGTCGAATCGACGGAACACCAGTCTTTCTGAGCGGTCGCCAGTTGTGGCTTTCGTCGCTCGTCGGCGTAATGATGTTCCTTCAAATCGCCACGTTCAACTACGGTACAGCGATTTCGAATGCGTCGCACGCGACGGTTCTCGTCAACAGCTACATATTCTGGGTAGCGATCTACGAGGGTTGGATTCGTCGATCCGTTCGATTTCGGTGGTGGCAGGTGTTCGGATTGTGTCTCGCCGGTTCAGGAGTCCTGCTGCTCGTCGGTAACGCAAACAGCGAATCGCTGTCCGAAATGGATCAGCCGACACTTTTGGGAGACCTGATTCTCGCGTCCAGCGGTTTTGTGCTGGCGATTAAGACACTTCTGGTTAAGAAGGCAGTTCAGGAAGTCCCGCCGACTTCGATGATTCTCTGGCACGACATCGTCGGGACAGCGCTACTCTTCGTGCTCAGCCTGTTGACGGAATCTCCCACAGGAAAGCCGGTGACGGTTGATGCTGTGATTGCGATTCTCTTCGGGGGTATCGCCATTTCAGGCGTTTGCTTTGCCATCAATGCGATGCTGTTGCAAAAGCACGGAGCTTCTCAAGTCGCGGTGTTTAGTTTTGGAACACCACTTGTTGGAATATTGCTGGCTTACTTTATACGAGGTGATCATTTGTCTCGCTGGTTGGTCACCTCCGGCCTCTTCGTTGCTGCCGGAATCTATCTCGTGAATCGAAATCGCCCACTCAAAAAGTGA
- the epmB gene encoding EF-P beta-lysylation protein EpmB encodes MPATGETLSPLNPKVHVSSVGQSQSEAAAPTWQQELANAVRTPEELCSRLGLSLESVSPKAAATFPALVTESFLKRMEVGNPFDPLLLQVWPASDEEETVAGFVSDPTGDLQSQSTQGLLRKYSGRALLVLNGACAIHCRYCFRREFPYDLAPKSLAAWEPAFEQIGADETLSEVILSGGDPLIWNDHKLKRLIDRIEQIPHVQRLRIHSRIPVVLPSRITAELIETLRNTRLKVVMVIHSNHRNELQGDCLDQLTRLQRSGIPILNQAVLLRGINDSVEALVDLCEHCANIGVMPYYLHQLDRVSGASHFEVPIEKGKQLVDELRKRLPGYAVPRYVQEVPGALSKLPIE; translated from the coding sequence ATGCCAGCGACTGGGGAAACGTTGTCACCCCTCAATCCGAAAGTGCACGTTTCCTCTGTTGGGCAATCTCAATCGGAAGCTGCAGCTCCGACATGGCAGCAGGAACTGGCCAACGCCGTCCGCACACCGGAAGAACTCTGTTCCCGCCTCGGTCTGTCGCTCGAAAGTGTCTCCCCGAAAGCAGCTGCGACGTTTCCGGCGCTTGTGACCGAGAGTTTTCTCAAGCGAATGGAAGTTGGTAACCCGTTCGATCCACTGTTATTGCAGGTCTGGCCGGCTTCTGATGAGGAAGAGACTGTCGCGGGGTTCGTCAGCGACCCGACAGGTGACTTGCAGTCTCAATCGACGCAGGGGCTTCTACGAAAATACTCCGGCCGAGCTCTCCTCGTTCTGAACGGAGCCTGTGCAATTCACTGCCGATACTGTTTTCGCCGTGAGTTTCCCTATGACCTTGCTCCAAAAAGCCTGGCCGCCTGGGAACCAGCTTTTGAACAGATCGGAGCAGACGAGACACTCAGCGAAGTCATTCTGAGCGGAGGCGACCCGCTCATTTGGAATGATCACAAACTCAAGCGGCTGATCGATCGCATCGAACAAATTCCGCACGTGCAGCGACTGCGAATTCACTCGCGAATTCCGGTTGTACTTCCGAGCCGAATCACAGCGGAATTGATTGAAACTTTGCGGAACACCAGACTCAAGGTTGTGATGGTGATCCATTCCAACCATCGAAATGAGCTTCAGGGAGACTGTTTGGATCAGCTGACGCGGCTTCAAAGAAGCGGTATTCCGATTCTCAATCAAGCGGTTCTGCTCAGAGGGATCAACGATTCGGTCGAAGCACTGGTTGATTTATGTGAGCATTGTGCCAACATCGGCGTCATGCCGTACTATTTGCATCAACTCGATCGGGTTTCCGGGGCCAGTCATTTCGAAGTCCCGATCGAAAAGGGAAAGCAGCTCGTCGATGAACTGAGGAAGCGGCTCCCAGGGTATGCTGTGCCCAGATATGTTCAGGAGGTTCCCGGCGCTCTTTCGAAATTGCCGATCGAGTAA
- the efp gene encoding elongation factor P: MPQINAGDFKKGVKVIVEGSPYEMIDCKFVKPGKGQALYKTKLRNLLTGSLLDITYRSGDSLEAADVKNADGLYSYFDGSSYIFMDNESFEQVSLAQEVGEEQLRFVKEGEPCGLLYWNEQLISVTPPKHVILEVTYTEPAAKGNTATNVTKPAKVETGAEIQVPAFISEGERVRIDAETGKYMGREAAE, encoded by the coding sequence ATGCCACAGATTAATGCCGGTGATTTCAAGAAGGGAGTAAAAGTCATTGTCGAAGGGTCTCCTTACGAAATGATCGACTGCAAGTTCGTCAAGCCGGGTAAGGGTCAGGCGCTCTACAAAACAAAGCTCCGAAATCTTCTGACCGGCAGTCTGCTCGACATCACCTATCGGAGCGGTGACAGCCTCGAAGCAGCCGATGTGAAAAACGCAGACGGCTTGTATTCTTACTTCGACGGCTCCAGCTACATTTTCATGGACAACGAAAGCTTCGAGCAGGTCAGCCTGGCTCAAGAAGTTGGCGAAGAACAACTTCGGTTCGTCAAAGAAGGGGAACCGTGCGGACTCTTGTACTGGAACGAACAGCTCATCAGTGTCACTCCTCCTAAGCATGTCATTCTGGAAGTGACCTACACAGAGCCAGCCGCCAAAGGCAACACAGCGACTAACGTCACCAAGCCAGCAAAAGTTGAAACCGGTGCGGAGATCCAGGTTCCCGCCTTCATCAGCGAAGGTGAGCGCGTCCGTATCGACGCTGAAACCGGCAAATACATGGGACGAGAAGCTGCCGAGTAG
- a CDS encoding molybdenum cofactor biosynthesis protein MoaE gives MSFKESDCWIELVDQPIDVAAVQEFVTTRSAGAVVLFLGTVREMTGERQTVALDYQAYPEMAIAKMQEIASEAKEKWPIQKVAVIHRTGRLELAEASVVVGVSTPHRGDSFAAGQYLIDELKVRVPVWKRENWVDGTTEWVHPGADAGLPASEAPDA, from the coding sequence ATGTCATTCAAAGAGAGCGATTGCTGGATCGAACTGGTCGATCAACCGATCGACGTTGCCGCAGTTCAGGAGTTCGTCACCACACGTTCTGCGGGAGCTGTTGTCTTGTTCCTCGGAACAGTGCGCGAAATGACCGGCGAACGACAGACGGTAGCTCTGGACTATCAAGCTTATCCGGAGATGGCGATTGCGAAGATGCAAGAGATCGCGTCCGAAGCCAAAGAGAAATGGCCGATACAGAAAGTCGCGGTGATTCATCGAACCGGACGACTCGAACTCGCGGAAGCGAGTGTCGTCGTGGGAGTCAGCACGCCTCACCGTGGTGACTCGTTTGCCGCCGGGCAGTATTTGATCGATGAACTGAAGGTGCGAGTTCCAGTCTGGAAACGCGAGAACTGGGTCGATGGAACAACTGAGTGGGTCCATCCGGGCGCTGACGCCGGTCTGCCTGCCAGCGAAGCTCCCGACGCATAG
- the moaD gene encoding molybdopterin converting factor subunit 1, producing the protein MTVSVLLFARASELAGTSSTDLEFDENPTVAQFKVALTQRFPELELLSKQLLVAVNNNYVQDGDIIPDNAEVACFPPVSGG; encoded by the coding sequence ATGACTGTTTCCGTCCTCCTCTTTGCTCGTGCATCGGAACTCGCCGGGACATCATCGACAGATTTGGAATTTGACGAGAATCCGACAGTCGCTCAGTTTAAAGTCGCGCTGACGCAGCGGTTTCCCGAGCTGGAACTTCTGTCGAAACAACTCCTCGTCGCGGTCAACAACAACTATGTGCAAGACGGAGATATCATTCCAGACAACGCGGAGGTTGCTTGTTTTCCTCCAGTGAGCGGAGGGTAA